One Mycolicibacterium goodii genomic region harbors:
- a CDS encoding glycosyltransferase — translation MKFVMASYGTRGDIEPSLVVGRELLRRGHEVCLAVAPDAVDFVEAAGVPAVPFGLDTRTWLNVYRNFWNSVFKGFWKINELRALWKELWERSDESWAQMSATLTELTADADVLFAGQAYQETAANVAEHFDIPLVTLHHVPVRPNGRLVPVLPPLLGRTAMQGFDWFTWLLNKKVEDTQRRELGLPKARIPSAQRIGARRSLEIQAYDEVCFPGLAREWAKWGELRPFVGALTMELSTDVDDEVSEWIAAGTPPICFGFGSMPVESPTDTVEMISAASAQLGERALICAGYSDFSGVPSYDHVKVVGAVNYGAVFPLCRAVVHHGGSGTTAASMRAGVPTLILSMDANQTLWGSQIKKLKVGTTRRFSATNPDTLITDLRRVLEPECATRARNLAAKMTKPADGVRRAADLVENFARVRSAA, via the coding sequence ATGAAATTCGTGATGGCCAGCTACGGAACCAGGGGCGACATCGAACCGTCTCTCGTCGTCGGTCGTGAGCTGCTGCGCCGCGGGCACGAGGTGTGCCTGGCCGTCGCGCCGGACGCGGTCGACTTCGTCGAGGCGGCCGGCGTTCCGGCGGTGCCGTTCGGGTTGGACACCCGTACGTGGCTGAACGTCTACCGCAACTTCTGGAATTCGGTTTTCAAGGGGTTCTGGAAGATCAACGAGTTGCGGGCGTTGTGGAAGGAGCTGTGGGAGCGCAGCGACGAGAGCTGGGCGCAGATGAGCGCCACGCTCACCGAGCTGACAGCCGATGCCGATGTGCTGTTCGCCGGCCAGGCCTACCAGGAGACGGCTGCCAACGTCGCCGAGCATTTCGACATCCCCCTTGTCACGCTGCACCATGTGCCGGTGCGGCCCAACGGCCGTCTCGTGCCGGTGCTGCCGCCGCTGCTGGGCCGCACTGCGATGCAGGGGTTCGACTGGTTCACCTGGCTTCTGAACAAGAAGGTCGAGGACACCCAGCGGCGTGAGCTCGGGTTGCCGAAGGCCAGAATTCCGTCGGCCCAGCGCATCGGCGCCCGCAGATCCCTGGAGATCCAGGCCTACGACGAGGTGTGTTTTCCTGGCCTGGCCCGTGAGTGGGCGAAATGGGGTGAGCTTCGACCGTTCGTCGGCGCGCTCACGATGGAGCTGTCCACCGACGTCGATGACGAGGTCTCGGAGTGGATCGCGGCCGGGACACCGCCGATCTGTTTCGGTTTCGGCAGCATGCCTGTCGAATCCCCGACGGACACCGTCGAGATGATCAGTGCGGCAAGCGCGCAGTTGGGTGAGCGAGCGCTGATCTGCGCCGGGTACAGCGACTTCAGCGGGGTACCGAGTTACGACCATGTGAAGGTCGTCGGCGCAGTGAACTACGGGGCCGTGTTCCCGCTGTGCCGTGCGGTGGTGCACCACGGCGGATCGGGAACGACGGCGGCGAGTATGCGTGCCGGCGTCCCGACGCTCATCCTGTCGATGGACGCCAACCAGACGTTGTGGGGTTCGCAGATCAAGAAACTCAAGGTGGGTACGACCCGCAGGTTCTCGGCGACGAACCCAGACACGCTGATCACGGATCTACGACGCGTCCTCGAACCCGAATGCGCGACCCGCGCGCGAAATCTCGCCGCCAAGATGACCAAACCCGCAGACGGTGTGCGCCGCGCAGCGGATCTGGTCGAGAATTTCGCGCGGGTGAGAAGTGCTGCCTGA
- a CDS encoding class I SAM-dependent methyltransferase, whose protein sequence is MAEISKQCRMCGSAGPHRTVTVREMYYGTRELFEYYVCADCQTLQIVDVLEGEELARHYPRKYYSYNASQGPRLLQWLTTQRDRHDLRDGARTVGALIAALPPGIRSLIGTNDASGDVVKMLGQLNVGRDARILDVGCGGGALLDRLARAGFRNLFGADPFVDADTTTPTGVPIARQFMEDVSGEFDVIMFNHSLEHVPDPVATLKAARARLAHGGICLARVPTTSSEAWDLYGKNWCLIDAPRHTLVPSRPGMERAAEAVGMRLEQTIDDSNASQFFGSEMYRTDTALTEAGGFGYLFKTFGVKRLWEWERRSVDLNRQGRGDQTGFVLRAT, encoded by the coding sequence ATGGCCGAAATCAGCAAACAATGTCGGATGTGCGGATCTGCCGGACCGCATCGGACGGTGACGGTTCGAGAGATGTACTACGGCACCCGCGAACTGTTCGAATACTACGTCTGCGCCGATTGCCAGACGCTGCAGATCGTTGATGTGCTCGAGGGCGAGGAACTCGCTCGCCACTACCCGCGGAAGTATTACTCGTACAACGCTTCCCAGGGCCCCCGCCTGCTCCAGTGGTTGACGACGCAGCGGGATCGACACGACCTGCGTGACGGCGCTCGGACCGTCGGGGCGCTCATCGCCGCACTTCCGCCGGGTATCCGCTCGCTGATCGGCACGAACGACGCGAGCGGTGACGTCGTCAAGATGCTCGGCCAATTGAACGTCGGGCGCGATGCGCGGATTCTCGATGTCGGGTGTGGTGGTGGTGCACTCCTCGACCGGCTGGCCAGGGCGGGCTTCCGGAACCTCTTCGGGGCGGACCCTTTCGTCGACGCGGACACCACCACCCCGACAGGTGTTCCGATCGCCAGGCAATTCATGGAAGACGTTTCCGGCGAGTTCGACGTGATCATGTTCAACCATTCGCTCGAACACGTACCCGATCCGGTCGCGACGTTGAAAGCCGCCCGCGCCCGGCTTGCCCACGGCGGTATCTGTCTGGCGCGGGTACCCACGACATCGTCGGAAGCGTGGGATCTCTACGGCAAGAACTGGTGTCTGATCGATGCGCCGAGGCACACCCTGGTCCCGTCGCGACCCGGAATGGAGCGAGCCGCGGAAGCGGTCGGTATGCGGCTCGAGCAGACGATCGACGACTCGAACGCGTCGCAGTTCTTCGGCAGTGAGATGTACCGCACCGACACCGCGCTCACCGAGGCCGGTGGCTTCGGATACCTCTTCAAGACCTTCGGGGTGAAGCGGCTCTGGGAGTGGGAGCGACGTTCGGTCGACCTCAACCGCCAGGGGCGTGGTGATCAGACTGGATTTGTCTTGCGGGCAACCTGA
- a CDS encoding TylF/MycF family methyltransferase, whose product MTDRDSRSAYLDLLRRDLTRYGSDELVPVGWGLLHRPLFKIGNLMLVRKRPFDPRKRELGLDWPAEALTMIGMKRLTSLQECVETVIAEDVPGDLVECGVWRGGASILMRAVLSAYGDETRRVWLADSFAGVPPPDADKYTADKGDRLHLAAPILAVSEKEVRANFERYGLLDDQVRFLPGWFKDTLHDAPIEQIAVLRLDGDLYESTIQALDGLYDRLSSRGFCIIDDYHAIDGCKKAVTDFRAAHGISADIVEIDGTGVLWRKE is encoded by the coding sequence GTGACTGACCGCGACAGCCGATCCGCGTATCTCGACCTGCTCCGGCGGGACCTGACCCGCTACGGGAGCGACGAGTTGGTCCCCGTGGGATGGGGTTTGCTTCACCGACCGTTGTTCAAGATCGGCAACCTCATGCTCGTGCGCAAGCGGCCGTTCGATCCACGCAAGCGGGAACTGGGGCTCGACTGGCCTGCCGAAGCGCTGACGATGATCGGGATGAAGCGGCTCACCAGCCTGCAGGAGTGCGTCGAGACCGTGATCGCCGAGGATGTCCCCGGTGACCTGGTGGAGTGCGGCGTGTGGCGCGGCGGTGCGTCCATCCTCATGCGCGCGGTGCTGTCGGCGTACGGCGACGAGACCCGGCGGGTGTGGCTGGCCGATTCGTTCGCGGGCGTGCCGCCACCAGATGCCGACAAGTACACGGCGGACAAGGGGGACCGGTTGCACCTGGCGGCACCGATTCTCGCCGTCTCGGAGAAGGAGGTCAGGGCCAACTTCGAGCGCTACGGTCTGCTCGACGACCAGGTCCGGTTCCTCCCGGGCTGGTTCAAGGACACCCTGCACGACGCTCCGATCGAACAGATCGCGGTGCTGCGCCTCGACGGAGATCTCTACGAGTCCACGATCCAGGCTCTCGACGGCCTCTACGACCGGCTCTCGTCGAGAGGCTTCTGCATCATCGACGACTACCACGCGATCGACGGGTGCAAGAAGGCGGTGACGGATTTCCGTGCGGCACACGGGATCTCGGCCGACATCGTGGAGATCGACGGGACAGGTGTGCTCTGGCGCAAGGAGTGA